Proteins encoded by one window of Blautia argi:
- a CDS encoding polysaccharide deacetylase family protein, whose translation MGQQFDEMDDEEYERRRQERLMRMRQEKIRQLKIRKLMRLTAMAAVLALVVVAAGTGIARLVSGGDKKPSETISQEVKADTEEEGEILAAKQPVMSASDLEKLASDTTIFGWQQDENGRWYRNADGTFYENGWKEIDGVKYYFDENGYVVTGWLELDGEDYYFDEEGKYDSTKVRPMVALTYDDGPGQYTEKLLECLKENNAKATFYMLGQNAEQFPEIVKQLKDAGMELGNHTYDHQILTTLSEDQISDEIRNADAAIEKGAGVPADSLRPPGGSLDETVQELAGMPIIKWSLDTKDWKTKSEDKTYQKVIDNVQDGSVVLMHDIHEWSVNASLRLIPELVEKGYKLVTVQELAEAKGIKLEDGEVYYYFGEGTQQVE comes from the coding sequence ATGGGACAACAATTCGATGAAATGGACGATGAGGAGTACGAAAGACGAAGACAGGAGCGTCTTATGCGGATGCGCCAGGAAAAGATACGGCAGTTGAAAATAAGAAAGCTCATGCGGCTTACCGCCATGGCAGCCGTGCTGGCACTGGTGGTTGTGGCAGCAGGCACAGGAATCGCAAGGCTGGTTTCCGGTGGGGACAAAAAGCCCTCTGAAACCATCAGCCAGGAGGTAAAGGCAGATACAGAAGAAGAGGGAGAAATCTTGGCTGCTAAACAGCCTGTTATGAGCGCTTCAGATCTGGAAAAGCTGGCGTCTGATACCACAATTTTTGGCTGGCAGCAGGACGAAAACGGCAGATGGTACCGCAATGCAGACGGAACTTTTTACGAAAACGGCTGGAAGGAAATCGACGGCGTCAAATATTATTTTGATGAAAACGGATATGTAGTAACTGGCTGGTTGGAACTGGACGGAGAGGATTACTATTTTGATGAGGAAGGGAAATACGACAGTACAAAGGTACGGCCAATGGTTGCTCTGACTTATGATGACGGACCCGGACAGTATACAGAGAAGCTTTTGGAGTGCCTGAAAGAAAACAATGCCAAGGCTACTTTTTATATGCTGGGACAAAATGCAGAGCAGTTTCCTGAGATTGTAAAACAATTAAAGGACGCAGGCATGGAGCTGGGTAATCATACTTATGATCATCAGATTCTTACAACTCTTTCCGAAGATCAGATAAGCGATGAAATTCGTAATGCAGATGCTGCTATTGAAAAGGGAGCAGGAGTTCCGGCAGATAGTTTAAGACCGCCGGGAGGAAGCCTGGACGAAACCGTGCAGGAACTGGCAGGTATGCCGATTATCAAATGGAGTCTGGATACCAAGGACTGGAAGACAAAGAGTGAGGACAAGACCTATCAAAAGGTGATCGACAATGTACAGGACGGTTCTGTGGTTCTGATGCATGACATTCATGAATGGTCTGTGAACGCCTCTCTGCGTTTGATTCCTGAGCTAGTAGAGAAGGGCTATAAGCTGGTAACTGTACAGGAGCTGGCAGAGGCAAAGGGAATCAAACTGGAAGATGGAGAAGTATATTACTACTTTGGAGAAGGGACACAGCAGGTAGAATAG
- the adhE gene encoding bifunctional acetaldehyde-CoA/alcohol dehydrogenase, translating into MAKKPETKVPETINSVEALQAKISAMREAQKKFATFTQEQVDKIFFEAAMAANKMRIPLARLACEETGMGVLEDKVIKNHYAAEYTYNAYKRVKTCGVVEQDTSYGIKKIAEPVGVVGAVIPTTNPTSTAIFKCLICLKTRNAILISPHPRAKKCTTEAARIILEAAVKAGAPEGIIGWIEEPTIELSNELMKSVDVILATGGPGMVKAAYSSGKPAIGVGPGNVPVIMDSSCDVQTAVYSVIHSKTFDNGMICASEQSVTAIADIYDSVKAEFIKRGCHVLNSEELDKVRKIILTEAGTVNAKIVGQPAAVIAEMAGVTVPENTKILIGEVTSVDISEPFAHEKLSPVLALYKAKDFDTALDMADQLVKDGGYGHTASIYVHPSQTEKLNKFADRMKTCRILVNTPSAQGGIGDLYNFKLAPSLTLGCGSYGGNSVSENVGVKHLLNVKTVAERRENMLWFRTPEKVYFKKGCLPVALDELKNVYGKKKAFIVTDTFLYNNGYTKPITDKLDEMGITYDCFFEVAPDPTLQCAKKGLEKLNAFAPDTIIALGGGSAMDAAKIMWLMYEHPECNFEDLAMDFMDIRKRVYVFPKMGVKAMMVAVPTSSGTGSEVTPFAIITDAETGTKWPIADYELMPNMAIIDADYMMGQPKGLTSASGIDALTHALEAYASIMATDYTDGLALKAAKLIFDYLPSAYEKGADDPIAREKMANASTLAGMAFSNAFLGVCHSMAHKLGAYHHLPHGIANALLIEHVMRYNADPAPVKMGTFSQYPYPHAKERYCEMARFIGIQGKNDDEVFENFIKAIAELKAKVGIKRTIKEYGVTEEDFMATLDEMVENAFNDQCTGANPRYPLMKEIREIYLKAYYEG; encoded by the coding sequence ATGGCTAAAAAACCAGAAACAAAAGTACCGGAAACCATTAACAGTGTAGAAGCTCTTCAGGCAAAAATCTCTGCTATGAGAGAAGCCCAGAAAAAATTTGCCACCTTTACTCAGGAACAGGTAGATAAAATCTTTTTTGAAGCTGCTATGGCAGCCAATAAAATGCGTATTCCTCTGGCAAGGCTCGCCTGCGAGGAAACCGGCATGGGCGTATTGGAGGATAAGGTTATCAAAAACCATTACGCAGCAGAATATACCTATAATGCTTATAAAAGAGTCAAAACATGCGGTGTTGTAGAACAGGATACCTCCTATGGAATTAAAAAAATTGCAGAACCTGTAGGCGTTGTAGGCGCTGTTATTCCTACAACAAACCCAACCTCTACTGCTATCTTTAAATGTCTTATCTGCTTAAAGACCAGAAACGCTATCTTAATCAGCCCTCATCCACGTGCAAAGAAATGTACCACAGAGGCTGCCAGAATCATTCTGGAGGCTGCTGTAAAGGCAGGTGCACCGGAAGGCATTATCGGCTGGATTGAAGAACCTACCATTGAGCTTTCCAACGAACTGATGAAATCTGTTGACGTAATTCTGGCAACCGGTGGTCCCGGCATGGTAAAAGCTGCCTATTCCTCCGGAAAACCGGCCATTGGCGTAGGTCCCGGAAACGTACCGGTGATCATGGACAGCTCCTGTGATGTACAGACTGCTGTATACTCTGTCATTCATTCCAAAACCTTTGACAATGGTATGATTTGTGCTTCTGAACAGTCTGTCACTGCAATCGCTGATATTTATGACAGCGTAAAAGCTGAATTTATCAAACGCGGCTGCCATGTATTAAACAGCGAAGAACTGGATAAGGTTCGTAAAATTATCCTCACAGAGGCAGGTACGGTAAATGCAAAAATCGTTGGACAGCCGGCTGCTGTTATTGCAGAAATGGCGGGCGTTACTGTTCCGGAAAACACAAAAATCCTCATTGGTGAGGTTACCTCTGTAGATATTTCCGAACCTTTTGCTCACGAAAAACTTTCACCGGTTCTGGCGCTTTACAAGGCAAAGGATTTTGACACTGCTTTGGATATGGCTGACCAGCTTGTAAAGGACGGAGGATATGGACATACCGCTTCTATTTATGTACATCCGTCACAGACAGAAAAACTGAACAAATTTGCTGACCGCATGAAAACTTGCCGTATTCTGGTGAACACACCTTCCGCACAGGGTGGTATCGGTGATTTATACAACTTCAAACTGGCTCCTTCTCTGACACTCGGCTGCGGTTCCTATGGCGGAAACTCTGTTTCTGAAAACGTAGGAGTGAAACACCTGTTAAACGTGAAAACAGTTGCCGAAAGGAGAGAAAACATGCTTTGGTTCAGAACACCGGAAAAGGTTTACTTCAAAAAAGGCTGTCTGCCTGTTGCTTTAGATGAACTTAAAAACGTATATGGTAAAAAGAAAGCCTTTATTGTAACAGATACCTTTTTATACAACAATGGCTACACAAAACCGATTACAGATAAGCTGGACGAAATGGGCATTACTTATGACTGCTTCTTCGAGGTTGCCCCAGATCCCACCTTACAGTGTGCGAAAAAGGGTCTGGAAAAATTAAATGCTTTTGCACCGGATACCATTATTGCCCTGGGCGGCGGTTCTGCTATGGACGCGGCAAAAATTATGTGGCTGATGTATGAACACCCGGAATGCAATTTTGAAGATCTGGCAATGGATTTCATGGATATCAGAAAAAGAGTCTATGTATTCCCGAAAATGGGCGTAAAAGCCATGATGGTCGCTGTTCCTACTTCTTCCGGTACCGGTTCTGAGGTGACGCCGTTTGCTATTATCACAGATGCAGAAACAGGAACAAAATGGCCCATTGCAGACTATGAATTAATGCCGAACATGGCAATCATCGATGCAGATTACATGATGGGACAGCCAAAGGGACTGACAAGCGCTTCCGGTATTGACGCTCTGACCCATGCCCTTGAAGCCTATGCTTCTATTATGGCAACCGACTACACAGACGGCCTGGCATTAAAAGCTGCCAAATTAATTTTTGACTACCTGCCGTCTGCTTATGAAAAAGGCGCTGATGACCCTATTGCAAGAGAAAAAATGGCAAATGCTTCTACCCTTGCAGGTATGGCCTTCTCCAATGCATTCCTGGGTGTATGCCACTCCATGGCGCACAAACTGGGCGCTTATCATCACCTGCCTCACGGCATTGCAAATGCACTGCTCATTGAACATGTGATGCGTTACAACGCAGACCCGGCTCCAGTAAAAATGGGAACCTTCTCCCAGTATCCATATCCTCACGCAAAGGAACGATACTGTGAAATGGCTCGTTTCATTGGTATCCAGGGCAAGAATGATGACGAAGTATTTGAAAACTTTATTAAAGCCATTGCGGAATTAAAGGCAAAGGTTGGAATCAAAAGAACCATTAAAGAATACGGCGTTACAGAAGAAGACTTTATGGCAACCCTGGACGAAATGGTTGAAAATGCATTTAATGACCAGTGTACAGGCGCAAATCCAAGATATCCTCTTATGAAGGAAATCAGGGAAATCTACCTGAAAGCTTATTATGAAGGCTAA
- the typA gene encoding translational GTPase TypA encodes MKTAREDIRNVAIIAHVDHGKTTLVDQLLRQSGVFRENQAVQERVMDSNDIERERGITILSKNTAVYYKDTKINIIDTPGHADFGGEVERVLKMVDGVILLVDAFEGAMPQTKFVLKKALELDLHVIVCINKIDRPEARPDEVIDEVLELLMDLDASDEQLDCPFLYASAKAGHAVLDLSDTPENMEPLFETILKYIPAPTGDPEAPTQTLISTIDYNEYVGRIGVGKVENGTLSVNQEVVLVNHHDPDKMKKVKISKLYEFDGLNKIEVKEAGIGSIVAIAGIADIHIGDTLCSPENPDPIPFQKISEPTISMNFIVNDSPFAGQEGKFVTSRHLRERLMRELNTDVSLRVEDTESTDCFKVSGRGELHLSVLIENMRREGFEFAVSKAEVIYQEDERGRKLEPMEIAYVDVPEEFSGTIIQRLSERKGELQGMSPASDGTTRLEFNIPSRGLIGFRGEFMTSTKGSGILNTAFDGYAPYKGDMQYRKQGSLIAFETGESVTYGLFSAQDRGTLFIGPGEKVYSGMVIGQSAKPEDIELNVCKTKHLTNTRSSSADEALKLTPPKILSLEQALEFIDTDELLEITPESLRIRKKILDSRLRKRQNLKK; translated from the coding sequence ATGAAAACAGCAAGAGAAGATATCAGAAACGTAGCGATTATCGCTCACGTTGACCACGGCAAAACCACCCTGGTTGACCAGCTTTTACGCCAGAGCGGTGTATTCCGTGAAAACCAGGCCGTGCAGGAACGGGTCATGGACTCCAATGATATTGAAAGAGAACGCGGCATTACCATTCTCTCCAAAAATACGGCTGTATACTACAAAGATACCAAAATCAACATCATTGACACACCAGGACATGCAGACTTCGGCGGCGAGGTAGAGCGTGTACTGAAAATGGTGGACGGCGTTATCCTTTTAGTAGATGCCTTTGAAGGCGCTATGCCCCAGACCAAATTCGTTCTGAAAAAAGCTCTGGAATTAGACCTTCACGTCATTGTATGCATCAACAAAATCGACCGTCCTGAGGCCCGTCCGGACGAGGTAATTGACGAAGTATTAGAGCTTCTCATGGACTTGGACGCTTCTGATGAACAGCTTGACTGTCCGTTCCTGTATGCCTCTGCAAAGGCAGGCCATGCAGTACTGGATTTAAGCGACACACCGGAAAACATGGAGCCTTTATTTGAAACAATTTTAAAATATATTCCGGCGCCAACCGGTGACCCGGAAGCTCCTACCCAGACTCTTATCAGCACCATTGACTATAACGAATATGTGGGACGTATCGGCGTAGGTAAGGTGGAAAACGGCACCTTAAGCGTAAACCAGGAGGTTGTGCTGGTAAACCATCATGACCCTGACAAAATGAAAAAGGTAAAAATCAGCAAGCTCTATGAATTTGACGGCTTAAACAAGATTGAGGTAAAAGAAGCAGGCATCGGCTCCATTGTGGCCATTGCAGGTATTGCGGACATTCATATCGGAGATACCCTATGCTCTCCTGAAAATCCGGATCCTATTCCTTTCCAGAAGATTTCAGAGCCTACCATTTCCATGAACTTCATTGTCAATGACAGCCCCTTTGCCGGACAGGAAGGAAAATTTGTCACCTCACGGCATTTAAGGGAACGTCTTATGAGAGAATTGAACACAGACGTCAGCCTTCGTGTGGAGGACACTGAAAGCACAGACTGCTTTAAGGTATCCGGCCGTGGCGAGCTGCATTTATCTGTACTTATTGAGAACATGCGTCGGGAAGGCTTTGAATTTGCTGTCAGCAAGGCTGAGGTTATTTATCAGGAAGATGAAAGAGGCAGAAAGCTGGAACCAATGGAGATTGCCTATGTTGATGTTCCCGAAGAATTTTCCGGCACCATAATCCAGCGTCTCAGTGAACGAAAAGGCGAGCTACAGGGCATGAGTCCGGCAAGTGACGGAACTACCCGTCTGGAATTCAACATTCCTTCCAGAGGACTGATTGGCTTCCGCGGAGAATTTATGACTTCTACAAAGGGTTCTGGTATTTTAAACACAGCATTTGACGGCTATGCTCCGTATAAAGGTGATATGCAGTACCGCAAACAGGGCTCTTTGATTGCCTTTGAAACAGGTGAATCTGTAACCTATGGTCTGTTTTCCGCACAGGATCGCGGAACTCTCTTCATCGGTCCCGGGGAAAAAGTTTACAGCGGTATGGTTATCGGACAGAGCGCAAAACCGGAGGATATTGAGCTGAACGTATGCAAAACCAAGCATCTGACCAATACCCGATCCTCCTCTGCAGATGAAGCCTTAAAGCTGACACCACCTAAGATTCTCAGTCTTGAACAGGCTCTGGAATTTATTGACACAGATGAACTTTTGGAAATCACACCGGAATCTCTGCGTATCCGTAAGAAAATTCTGGATTCCAGACTTCGCAAAAGACAGAATCTGAAAAAATAA
- a CDS encoding transposase, with amino-acid sequence MTIIVSVFLRGYRGKTVDFAEVSNQHRTTTAYFLNHGKWNDSALQDTLKNAVIQVIYLEAQRSGQPVFCIVDDTIASHTRPSLQAGHPIEAAYFHQSHLKGCQDYGHQIVSVMLSCNGLILNYADILYDKSKSKIQIVQEIADELPVAPVISYFLCDSWYTSVKVMESFIRKGFYTIGALKTNRVIYPCGIRQKVSEFALHLRKTDRAVSLVTVGGREFYVYRYEGELNDIPNAVVIISYPREAFGNPKSLRVFISTNAGISTQEILDTYTERWPIELFFRQSKNKLALDKCQIRSRQGIERYWLIMSLVHYMCCMHSGKYNTFEEGYRYFQDQVKTERIGNLHQFIKNGASLEAVLKLVG; translated from the coding sequence ATGACTATCATTGTTTCCGTTTTCCTCCGTGGTTACAGGGGGAAAACTGTAGATTTCGCCGAAGTAAGTAACCAGCATAGAACCACAACCGCCTATTTCCTGAACCACGGCAAGTGGAATGATTCCGCTCTCCAGGATACTTTGAAAAATGCCGTCATACAGGTTATTTATCTGGAAGCGCAACGCTCAGGACAGCCTGTTTTCTGTATTGTGGATGATACGATTGCTTCGCATACCAGGCCTTCGTTACAGGCCGGGCATCCAATTGAAGCGGCGTACTTTCATCAATCCCATTTAAAGGGCTGTCAGGATTATGGGCATCAGATTGTTTCTGTCATGCTTTCCTGTAATGGGCTCATACTGAATTATGCCGACATCCTGTATGACAAATCAAAGTCAAAGATACAGATTGTCCAGGAGATTGCGGATGAACTTCCTGTGGCACCGGTGATTTCCTATTTCCTATGCGACAGCTGGTATACCTCCGTAAAGGTAATGGAGAGTTTTATCCGGAAAGGATTTTATACGATTGGAGCGCTGAAGACCAACCGGGTCATCTATCCATGCGGAATCCGCCAGAAAGTCAGTGAGTTTGCCCTTCATTTGAGAAAAACAGACCGTGCTGTCAGCCTTGTGACCGTTGGCGGCCGTGAATTCTATGTGTATCGCTACGAAGGAGAACTCAATGATATTCCAAACGCGGTGGTTATTATCAGCTATCCCCGGGAAGCTTTTGGAAATCCGAAATCGCTGAGGGTATTTATATCCACAAATGCCGGAATATCCACACAGGAAATCCTTGACACATATACAGAACGGTGGCCAATCGAATTATTTTTCCGTCAGAGCAAAAACAAACTTGCGCTGGACAAATGTCAGATCCGCTCACGGCAGGGAATCGAGCGGTATTGGCTGATCATGTCATTGGTTCATTACATGTGCTGTATGCATTCTGGGAAATACAATACCTTCGAGGAAGGATACCGGTATTTTCAAGATCAAGTCAAAACAGAGCGAATCGGTAATCTGCACCAGTTCATAAAAAATGGCGCGTCACTTGAAGCTGTTTTGAAACTGGTAGGGTAG
- a CDS encoding single-stranded DNA-binding protein, with protein sequence MADKIIENNQVSIMGKVASGFTFSHQVYGEGFYLVDVLVKRLSDSEDRIPLMVSERLVDVTQDYEGEYIMVQGQFRSYNRHEEKKNRLVLSVFVRELSFVEEADDTIKTNQIFLDGYICKPPVYRKTPLGREIADLLLAVNRPYGKSDYIPCICWGRNARYASAFEVGGHVLIWGRIQSREYIKKLEENQTEKRTAYEVSVSKLEYAD encoded by the coding sequence ATGGCAGATAAAATTATTGAAAACAATCAGGTGTCTATTATGGGAAAGGTGGCATCAGGCTTTACCTTCAGCCATCAGGTGTATGGCGAAGGCTTTTATCTGGTGGACGTATTGGTAAAGAGGCTGAGCGATTCTGAAGACAGGATTCCGCTCATGGTTTCTGAACGTCTGGTTGATGTTACACAGGATTATGAGGGTGAGTATATTATGGTGCAGGGACAGTTTCGTTCCTATAACCGCCATGAGGAAAAGAAAAACCGATTGGTGCTTTCTGTTTTTGTGAGGGAGCTGTCCTTTGTGGAGGAGGCAGATGATACCATAAAAACCAATCAGATTTTTCTGGACGGATATATCTGTAAGCCGCCGGTATACAGAAAGACGCCCCTTGGAAGAGAAATTGCGGATTTGCTTTTGGCAGTGAACCGCCCGTATGGAAAATCGGATTACATACCCTGCATCTGCTGGGGAAGAAATGCCAGATATGCATCTGCCTTCGAGGTGGGAGGACATGTTTTAATCTGGGGCAGGATTCAGAGCAGGGAATATATTAAGAAGCTGGAGGAAAACCAGACCGAAAAAAGGACGGCATACGAGGTGTCTGTAAGTAAGCT